Proteins encoded in a region of the Mycolicibacterium duvalii genome:
- a CDS encoding XRE family transcriptional regulator: MSNTAHNDPLPIDQTPVGELLGEELEARGWSQADFAAVIDRPTQFVSEIVTGKKEITRESAAQIGAALSQSPEFWLNLQDQFFLAQQAKNQTTQAKLDDVRRRARLNQLAPIQLLQKRKILTGSTLDELEAEVMDLFELTSINDQPEHGAAAKRANHGEGITMLQQAWVACVRKQARKLLPAGEYSPEMLAKLAASLPRSVKSADDFATLPDQLRDAGVRLVYVEALPSAKIDGCALFVDGQPVIGLSGRGKRLDKVLFTLLHEIAHILRGHVDEGPIVEDLEDSHAQESTREREANDNAGDWIFPNGCPSMPSRINAAWIEQTAAKIGLARIVLIGQLQKRGRLDWRTTLAKNAPSVSDVLPHWK; this comes from the coding sequence ATGAGCAACACCGCACACAACGACCCACTACCCATTGATCAGACACCTGTCGGCGAACTCCTGGGCGAGGAACTCGAAGCCCGCGGATGGTCTCAGGCCGACTTCGCCGCGGTGATTGACCGCCCCACCCAATTCGTGTCCGAGATTGTGACCGGGAAAAAGGAGATCACCCGAGAGTCGGCCGCCCAAATTGGTGCCGCCCTTTCCCAATCGCCGGAGTTCTGGCTGAATCTGCAGGACCAGTTCTTCCTGGCCCAACAAGCAAAGAATCAGACGACGCAAGCGAAACTTGACGACGTACGCCGCCGGGCACGACTCAATCAGCTCGCACCCATTCAACTTCTACAGAAGAGAAAGATCCTTACCGGTTCGACCTTGGACGAGCTGGAAGCCGAGGTGATGGACCTGTTCGAACTTACTTCCATAAATGACCAGCCCGAGCATGGAGCAGCAGCCAAACGCGCGAACCACGGTGAAGGCATCACCATGTTGCAGCAAGCATGGGTCGCCTGCGTTCGTAAACAAGCTAGGAAGCTACTCCCAGCCGGTGAATATTCGCCCGAAATGCTAGCCAAACTTGCCGCATCACTCCCGCGGTCGGTGAAGTCAGCTGACGACTTCGCAACGCTGCCTGACCAATTGCGTGACGCCGGCGTCCGGCTGGTGTACGTCGAAGCACTACCAAGCGCCAAGATCGACGGGTGCGCACTGTTCGTGGATGGCCAGCCAGTCATCGGCCTATCTGGACGCGGCAAGCGACTCGACAAAGTCCTGTTCACCTTGCTCCACGAGATTGCACACATTCTCCGAGGCCACGTTGATGAGGGCCCCATCGTCGAGGACTTGGAAGACAGTCATGCACAGGAGTCAACCCGAGAGAGAGAAGCGAACGACAACGCGGGTGACTGGATTTTTCCAAACGGGTGCCCCTCAATGCCCTCTCGTATCAACGCGGCATGGATAGAGCAGACGGCAGCCAAAATCGGACTCGCGCGCATCGTGCTGATTGGCCAATTGCAGAAGCGGGGTCGCTTGGACTGGCGAACGACACTGGCGAAGAATGCCCCTTCGGTCAGCGATGTCCTACCTCACTGGAAATAG
- a CDS encoding RND family transporter, whose amino-acid sequence MTDRTTGSSTAPAAPTRRRDSPSADPAHSREYSARLAALGRFTVRHKALTIGVWIGAAIILALLFPQLETVVRQQSVDLIPRDAPSLQTVERMSTAFGEQGSKTVLIVAMEDPAGLTPAAQQRYDRLLERLRADSEHVLLVQDLLADPVTKTQAVSADGKSWYLPVGVTGTLGDPTAAESVKAVRDITAEVFSDSTTTAHVTGPPATFSDMIASAEHDLLLISIATAGMIALILLIVYRSVFTALLPLLVIGLSLAVGRGVLSALGEMGMPVSQFTVAFMTAILLGAGTDYTVFLISRYHEQRRAQVPADQAIIHATASIGRVILASAATVALAFLAMVFARLSVFAALGPACAIAVLFGFLATVTLLPPVLALAAKRGIGEPKSDRTRRYWNSVAVAVVRRPVPLLIVSLVILLALSAVAVTIKISYDDRKGQPATTASNQGYQLLDRHFRKDVVITEFLVVESPTDMRTGKGLADLDEMASRVSQVPGVTKVSGVTRPTGERLDQAQLAWQNGQIGDKMAGAVADGNARRDDLTKLTDGADQLAGGLAQLDTTVRTALAPLAGILTQAQSAGTQVNQFRPLLQQLSATAPAVDQAIQSGPGLRPLADQAQHAITTLEPLVGALNTSPWCATTPQCAQIRDQVQILITLRNSGFFNQIADLGDRYDPASNATVAGTLTNVQNAVTSLDKAFGALGNPADLAGNLRRLQDGIGQLASGAQALATGVRTLADSNIDMLSGMSQIATQLQNSARAAQDSDSSSGFYLPANAFENRQFTDVAKQFLSPDGKTARFMIETSHDPYSVEAMDLANRITNTANTARPNTSLSDATVSVAGFPAVNSDIQRLLWADFAQLALATTIIVGIILVLLLRALLAPIYLLGTVLLNYLASIGFGVLVFQWILGHEIAWPVPLLAFIILVAVGADYNMLLVSRLREESGSNIRVGVLRTVANTGAVITSAGLIFAVSMFGLMVGSVAIMIQAGLIIGFGLLLDTFLVRTLTVPAIATLLREASWWPTKPNTSTT is encoded by the coding sequence GTGACCGACCGCACGACAGGCTCCTCGACAGCACCTGCAGCCCCAACTCGCCGGCGTGACAGCCCTTCCGCCGATCCCGCACACAGCCGCGAGTACAGCGCCCGGCTGGCAGCGCTGGGCCGATTCACAGTGCGGCACAAAGCATTAACCATCGGGGTGTGGATCGGCGCCGCCATCATCCTGGCGCTGCTGTTCCCGCAGCTGGAGACGGTGGTGCGGCAGCAGTCGGTGGATCTGATACCGCGCGACGCCCCGTCCCTGCAGACGGTGGAGCGGATGAGCACGGCCTTCGGCGAGCAAGGGTCGAAAACCGTGCTGATTGTGGCCATGGAAGATCCTGCCGGGCTGACCCCTGCGGCCCAGCAGCGCTACGACCGCCTTCTGGAGCGGCTGCGCGCCGACAGTGAGCACGTGTTGCTCGTGCAGGATCTGCTGGCCGATCCGGTCACAAAAACCCAAGCCGTCAGCGCCGACGGCAAATCGTGGTATCTGCCGGTCGGAGTGACCGGCACGCTGGGTGACCCCACGGCCGCCGAGTCAGTCAAGGCGGTGCGTGACATCACCGCCGAGGTGTTCAGCGACTCCACCACCACCGCGCACGTCACCGGACCGCCGGCGACGTTCAGTGACATGATCGCCTCCGCCGAGCACGATCTGCTGTTGATCTCGATCGCCACCGCCGGCATGATCGCCCTGATCCTGCTGATCGTCTACCGGTCGGTGTTCACCGCACTACTGCCGCTGCTGGTCATCGGACTGAGCCTGGCCGTCGGGCGCGGCGTACTGTCCGCGCTCGGCGAGATGGGTATGCCGGTGTCCCAATTCACCGTCGCGTTCATGACCGCGATCCTGCTCGGCGCCGGCACCGACTACACCGTGTTCCTGATCAGCCGCTACCACGAGCAGCGCCGCGCACAGGTGCCGGCGGATCAGGCCATCATCCACGCCACCGCCAGCATCGGCCGCGTAATCCTGGCCTCAGCAGCCACTGTCGCACTCGCCTTCCTGGCGATGGTGTTCGCCCGCTTGAGTGTGTTCGCCGCCCTGGGCCCGGCGTGCGCCATCGCCGTTCTCTTCGGTTTCCTGGCCACAGTCACCCTGCTGCCACCAGTGCTGGCGCTGGCAGCTAAACGTGGCATCGGTGAACCCAAATCCGATCGCACCCGTCGCTACTGGAACAGTGTCGCCGTGGCGGTGGTGCGCCGCCCGGTGCCGCTGCTGATCGTCAGCCTCGTCATCCTGCTCGCACTGTCCGCGGTAGCCGTGACCATCAAAATCAGCTACGACGACCGCAAAGGCCAACCTGCCACCACCGCCAGCAACCAGGGCTATCAGCTGCTGGACCGCCACTTCCGAAAAGACGTCGTCATCACCGAATTCCTCGTCGTCGAGAGCCCCACCGACATGCGCACCGGCAAGGGACTGGCCGACCTCGACGAAATGGCGTCCCGCGTCTCCCAGGTTCCCGGTGTCACCAAAGTCTCCGGTGTCACCCGCCCCACCGGGGAACGCCTCGATCAAGCGCAACTGGCCTGGCAAAACGGTCAAATTGGAGACAAGATGGCCGGCGCAGTCGCCGACGGCAACGCCCGCCGAGACGACCTCACGAAACTCACCGACGGCGCCGATCAACTCGCCGGCGGACTGGCCCAACTCGACACCACCGTGCGCACCGCCCTAGCCCCCCTGGCGGGAATCCTCACTCAAGCCCAATCCGCTGGCACTCAGGTCAACCAGTTCCGACCACTGCTGCAACAACTGTCAGCGACCGCCCCTGCGGTCGATCAGGCCATCCAATCCGGCCCAGGACTACGCCCCCTGGCCGACCAGGCACAACACGCGATCACCACTTTGGAGCCGCTCGTGGGTGCCCTCAACACCTCGCCGTGGTGTGCCACCACACCCCAATGCGCCCAGATCCGCGACCAAGTACAGATCCTGATCACACTGCGCAACAGCGGATTCTTCAACCAGATCGCCGACCTCGGCGACCGCTATGACCCCGCCAGCAATGCCACCGTCGCCGGAACACTCACCAACGTCCAGAACGCCGTCACCTCACTCGACAAGGCCTTCGGGGCCCTCGGAAACCCCGCTGACCTGGCCGGCAACCTGCGCCGCCTACAAGACGGGATCGGCCAACTCGCCTCCGGCGCCCAAGCGTTGGCCACCGGTGTGCGCACCCTGGCCGACAGCAACATCGACATGCTCTCCGGGATGAGCCAGATCGCCACCCAGCTACAAAACTCCGCACGCGCGGCACAGGACTCCGACTCATCAAGCGGTTTCTACCTGCCCGCCAACGCCTTCGAGAACCGCCAATTCACCGACGTCGCCAAGCAATTCCTCTCACCCGACGGCAAAACAGCACGGTTCATGATCGAAACCAGCCACGACCCCTACAGCGTCGAAGCCATGGACCTCGCCAACCGCATCACCAACACCGCCAACACCGCACGGCCCAACACCTCGCTTTCTGACGCCACCGTCTCTGTCGCCGGCTTCCCAGCCGTCAATTCCGACATCCAACGGCTCCTGTGGGCAGACTTCGCCCAACTGGCCCTCGCCACCACCATCATTGTCGGCATCATCCTGGTGCTGCTGCTACGCGCACTACTGGCACCGATCTATCTTCTCGGCACCGTCCTGCTCAACTACCTCGCCTCGATCGGATTCGGCGTCCTGGTATTCCAATGGATCCTCGGCCACGAAATCGCCTGGCCCGTGCCTCTGTTGGCATTCATCATCCTCGTCGCCGTCGGAGCCGACTACAACATGCTGCTCGTCTCCCGACTACGCGAAGAATCCGGAAGCAACATCCGCGTCGGCGTGCTGCGCACCGTCGCCAACACCGGCGCCGTCATCACGTCCGCCGGCCTCATCTTCGCCGTCAGCATGTTCGGCCTCATGGTCGGCTCGGTAGCCATCATGATCCAAGCCGGCCTCATCATCGGATTCGGACTACTGCTCGACACCTTCCTCGTACGCACCCTCACCGTGCCCGCCATCGCCACACTCCTACGCGAAGCCAGCTGGTGGCCCACCAAACCAAACACCAGCACAACCTGA
- a CDS encoding DUF6188 family protein has product MYTQWIEDCVVQRVSVRDGLVLDLDDYNEVVISRPLLLTLPAAGRFPTEAVLINPLRISVHERPLLNLAGAVCTQAWSGDDGGLHLAFSRGHRIDVDPDEQVTAWELYGKRHGYMACLPQGRVRVVRHDIPDDDDANIVNRR; this is encoded by the coding sequence ATGTACACCCAATGGATTGAAGACTGTGTCGTGCAACGTGTCTCTGTGCGCGACGGCTTGGTGTTGGACCTTGACGACTACAACGAGGTCGTGATCTCGCGCCCCTTGCTGCTCACCCTGCCTGCGGCCGGCCGCTTTCCCACCGAGGCGGTACTCATCAACCCCTTGCGGATCTCGGTGCATGAGCGCCCGCTGCTCAATCTGGCCGGCGCTGTGTGCACCCAGGCCTGGTCTGGTGACGACGGAGGTCTGCATCTGGCCTTCTCCCGCGGGCACCGCATCGACGTCGATCCCGACGAGCAGGTCACCGCATGGGAGCTGTACGGAAAGCGACATGGATACATGGCTTGCCTACCTCAGGGGCGAGTCCGTGTGGTCCGGCACGACATCCCCGACGACGACGACGCCAACATCGTGAACCGACGATAG
- a CDS encoding TetR family transcriptional regulator yields the protein MSVASTRVSSNPAQNQGSSAADQVHAAEVPRSRASARRREAIMDAALAVAATGGYDAVHMRTVAERVGIAVGTLYRYYPAKTHLLVAALTREFQRLDVSGDWSSGAGTPQQRLDRLTAHLHDRWQRDPLLTDAMTRAFAVADTRAAAELDRAAATIEILLARTLGGGEPTPADLCVAGVISDIWLANLVAFISGRVSAADTRDRIDRATRRVIDRAAPSTTAP from the coding sequence ATGAGTGTCGCCAGCACTCGCGTGAGCAGCAATCCCGCACAGAATCAGGGCAGTTCAGCTGCCGACCAGGTCCACGCAGCTGAGGTGCCGCGTTCGCGTGCCTCAGCGCGTCGCCGCGAAGCGATCATGGATGCCGCGCTGGCTGTTGCTGCCACGGGCGGTTACGACGCGGTCCACATGCGGACAGTCGCCGAGCGAGTCGGTATCGCCGTGGGCACTCTATACCGCTATTACCCCGCCAAAACCCACCTGCTGGTGGCAGCGCTGACCCGAGAATTTCAGCGCCTCGACGTCTCCGGCGACTGGTCAAGCGGTGCCGGCACACCGCAACAGCGATTGGATCGACTGACCGCCCACCTACACGACCGGTGGCAGCGCGACCCGCTGCTGACCGACGCCATGACCCGGGCCTTCGCCGTCGCAGACACCCGCGCCGCTGCGGAGCTCGACCGCGCCGCCGCAACGATTGAAATCCTGCTGGCCCGCACCCTCGGGGGTGGCGAGCCGACACCGGCAGATCTGTGTGTCGCCGGCGTTATCTCCGACATCTGGCTGGCCAACCTCGTTGCCTTCATCAGTGGGCGCGTGTCGGCAGCCGATACCCGCGATCGCATCGACCGGGCCACCCGCAGAGTCATCGACAGGGCGGCCCCGAGCACAACCGCACCGTAA
- a CDS encoding PaaI family thioesterase has protein sequence MGCGPANPHGLHLEVHRSADSVYADVTFDERHIGAPGLAHGGAVAAACDDVLGFTLWIAGTPAVTRTLTVEYLQPVPLHQPHRITAHISAREGRALHIAATGTCEGVTRFTASAVFVVVDTAHFAAHGDVSGFGEIFEQLSRRSGVNGQTP, from the coding sequence ATGGGGTGCGGCCCGGCCAACCCGCACGGCCTGCATTTGGAGGTCCACCGCAGTGCGGATTCGGTGTATGCCGATGTCACGTTCGACGAGCGTCACATTGGAGCCCCAGGCTTGGCGCATGGTGGGGCGGTGGCCGCCGCCTGCGATGACGTGCTGGGCTTCACGTTGTGGATCGCCGGTACGCCGGCGGTGACGCGCACGCTGACGGTGGAGTATTTGCAGCCAGTGCCGTTGCACCAGCCCCACCGGATCACCGCGCACATCAGCGCCCGTGAGGGGCGGGCGCTGCATATTGCGGCGACCGGGACCTGTGAGGGGGTCACCCGGTTCACTGCGAGCGCAGTGTTCGTTGTGGTCGACACCGCGCATTTCGCCGCTCACGGCGACGTCAGCGGTTTCGGTGAGATCTTCGAGCAGCTCTCGCGCCGCAGCGGCGTCAACGGCCAAACGCCATGA
- a CDS encoding TetR/AcrR family transcriptional regulator, producing MSDSSQPSLHDDEDIDPRRIRSRNRLLDAAATLLSTGGVEAVTIDAVTKASKVARTTLYRHFQSSSHLLAATFERLLPQVTTPAPTSGSLRDQLIELLSRQAALFNDAPLHVTTLAWLSLGPTGAKDETDDRHASGALRARVVDQYRQPFDALLNGDKARAELDDFDLELALCQLVGPLAFARMTGIRTVTHKDCANIVDDFLAAHCKTRDYGGDQAKPRTTRRSDGPRRPSRQIVT from the coding sequence GTGAGCGACAGCAGTCAGCCATCCCTGCACGATGACGAGGACATCGACCCGCGGCGGATACGGTCACGCAACCGGTTATTGGACGCTGCCGCAACACTTCTGAGCACCGGAGGCGTCGAGGCCGTCACCATCGATGCCGTCACCAAAGCATCCAAGGTTGCCCGCACCACCCTCTATCGGCATTTTCAGAGCTCGTCGCATCTGCTTGCCGCCACGTTCGAGCGGCTACTGCCGCAGGTGACCACACCGGCACCCACCAGCGGTTCCCTGCGCGATCAACTGATTGAGCTGCTCAGCCGCCAAGCCGCCCTGTTCAACGACGCCCCGCTGCACGTCACCACCCTGGCATGGCTCTCACTCGGGCCGACCGGCGCCAAAGACGAGACCGACGATCGCCACGCATCCGGGGCTCTGCGGGCCCGAGTCGTCGATCAGTACCGACAACCGTTCGACGCGCTACTCAACGGCGATAAAGCTCGAGCCGAACTCGACGACTTCGACCTTGAATTGGCGCTGTGCCAACTCGTCGGCCCGCTGGCCTTCGCACGCATGACCGGGATTCGCACCGTAACCCACAAGGACTGCGCGAACATCGTCGACGATTTCCTCGCCGCCCACTGTAAGACCAGGGATTACGGTGGCGACCAGGCGAAGCCCAGAACCACGCGGCGGTCAGACGGGCCGCGCCGTCCGTCTAGGCAGATAGTCACCTGA
- a CDS encoding transposase, translating into MSLDEDLEKLATAAISDWPESTLCGQLDAAIQGLYRTHLPFPPSWPPDEREEFIKEHADTDAQQLATQFDDTIDTVIDDFSRQNGHLPQSEDASEMISAARKTMVYELLASIEHMKGELSRLTIHTAIRSAASMTGCSPAARRSHRNTTRRLRRMT; encoded by the coding sequence ATGAGTCTTGACGAAGATCTGGAGAAACTGGCCACCGCCGCGATCAGCGACTGGCCCGAGAGCACCTTGTGCGGCCAACTCGATGCCGCGATCCAAGGCCTCTACCGAACACATCTGCCGTTCCCACCCTCCTGGCCCCCCGACGAACGCGAGGAGTTCATCAAGGAACACGCCGACACCGACGCACAACAGCTGGCCACCCAATTCGACGACACCATCGACACCGTGATCGACGACTTCAGCCGACAGAACGGCCACCTACCGCAGAGTGAAGATGCATCAGAGATGATCTCCGCCGCACGCAAGACCATGGTCTACGAGTTACTGGCCAGCATCGAACATATGAAAGGTGAACTCTCCCGGCTGACGATCCACACTGCAATCCGTAGCGCAGCCAGCATGACCGGATGCAGCCCCGCCGCACGACGATCGCATAGAAACACAACCCGCAGGCTTCGCCGAATGACGTGA
- a CDS encoding ATP-binding protein, with translation MSANNESDKKSVAARLVCMAQERYLLGVSEDGEPFGADRTRPHLAILLRAGKAGLRAQLASRYFAETGTVAGGQALTDATLVLEGLAANQRPEKLHLRIAEHRGISYIDTGRTDGKVIRIHRGAWSIIDTAPVRFLRTKLTAAMPLPPPSGDVNGLWDFINIAFEDRPVLLAALIAALIQCDVPHPVLALFAEQGSAKTTTTRMLVDLIDPAPVALRQPPRDAESWVTAAAGSWVVALDNLSAIPPWLSDSLCRAATGDGNVKRALYTDADLAVVKFRRCVIINGIDVGAVRPDLAERMAMIDLRRIERHMRQPEATMRQLWHAALPGILSGLLELAATVHHRLETLVIDDAPRMADFGRVLAAVDQVLSTDGLRRYTSRADQLSEDSLAGNPFIDQLRQHVREPLRSQSGADLHTAVTPAGDHWRRPKEWPRNGREVTSLLRRHAPALRKLGWVIEDDGARNHRNVLLWTIYPPSEDVAVLRASQSSHPSLRRPTPSSITVAENHAARPDDERHDDLSA, from the coding sequence ATGAGTGCCAACAACGAAAGCGACAAGAAGTCCGTCGCCGCGCGCCTGGTCTGCATGGCGCAAGAGCGGTACCTCCTCGGCGTCTCCGAAGACGGAGAGCCTTTCGGCGCTGACCGAACCCGGCCTCATCTGGCGATTCTGCTGCGCGCGGGCAAGGCCGGCCTACGCGCCCAACTCGCCTCCCGCTATTTCGCGGAGACCGGCACCGTGGCCGGCGGCCAGGCCCTCACCGACGCCACCCTGGTCCTCGAAGGCCTGGCCGCCAACCAGAGACCTGAGAAGCTGCATCTCCGCATCGCTGAGCACCGAGGAATCAGCTACATCGACACCGGACGAACCGACGGGAAAGTCATTCGCATCCACCGCGGCGCCTGGTCGATCATCGACACTGCCCCGGTACGGTTCTTGCGCACCAAGCTGACAGCGGCGATGCCGCTACCGCCCCCATCCGGCGATGTGAACGGGTTGTGGGATTTCATCAACATCGCCTTTGAAGACCGTCCCGTGTTGCTCGCAGCGCTCATCGCCGCATTGATTCAGTGCGATGTGCCGCATCCGGTCCTGGCGCTCTTCGCCGAGCAAGGCAGCGCCAAGACCACGACAACGCGCATGCTGGTCGACCTCATCGACCCCGCCCCCGTTGCGCTGCGCCAGCCGCCTCGCGACGCCGAATCCTGGGTGACCGCCGCCGCCGGCTCGTGGGTTGTCGCCCTCGACAACCTGTCAGCGATCCCGCCTTGGTTGTCGGACTCGCTGTGCCGCGCCGCCACCGGCGACGGCAACGTCAAACGCGCGCTCTACACCGATGCTGACTTGGCCGTGGTCAAGTTTCGGCGCTGCGTCATCATCAATGGCATCGACGTCGGAGCGGTGCGACCCGACCTCGCCGAACGCATGGCGATGATCGACTTGCGACGCATAGAGCGTCACATGCGACAGCCGGAGGCCACGATGCGACAACTGTGGCACGCGGCTCTACCTGGCATTTTGAGTGGGCTACTCGAACTGGCCGCGACTGTTCATCACCGTCTGGAAACGCTGGTGATAGATGATGCGCCACGGATGGCGGACTTCGGTCGCGTGCTGGCGGCGGTCGACCAGGTCTTGTCGACTGATGGCTTACGGCGCTACACCTCACGCGCGGACCAACTCTCGGAGGACAGCCTGGCAGGCAACCCGTTCATCGATCAGCTGCGCCAGCACGTCCGAGAACCGTTACGCAGCCAGTCCGGCGCTGACCTACACACCGCCGTAACCCCTGCTGGCGACCATTGGCGACGCCCGAAGGAATGGCCCCGCAACGGCCGCGAGGTGACAAGTCTGCTCCGCAGACACGCACCGGCGCTGCGGAAACTGGGATGGGTGATCGAAGACGACGGGGCCCGCAACCATCGCAACGTTCTGCTCTGGACGATCTATCCGCCGTCCGAAGATGTCGCGGTCCTCCGAGCCTCGCAATCCTCGCACCCCTCGCTGCGACGGCCCACCCCTTCCTCGATCACTGTCGCTGAGAACCACGCGGCTCGCCCTGACGACGAACGCCACGACGACCTCTCCGCGTAG
- a CDS encoding helix-turn-helix transcriptional regulator gives MELLGAKQVSQMIGVPVGTLRYWRHSDIGPASFTLGRRVVYRRDEVLRWISQQESATRRGGGDAA, from the coding sequence ATGGAATTGCTTGGAGCTAAACAGGTATCGCAGATGATCGGTGTCCCGGTTGGGACACTGCGGTACTGGAGACACTCGGATATCGGACCGGCGAGCTTCACCTTGGGCCGCCGTGTCGTGTATCGGCGCGATGAGGTTCTTAGGTGGATTTCGCAGCAGGAGAGCGCAACCCGACGCGGAGGCGGCGACGCTGCATGA
- a CDS encoding metallophosphoesterase, producing the protein MPAVKTAAAATLGTLVAGIGYAALIERNAFVVREATMPVLSPGSAPLKVLHVSDIHMRPTQRRKQDWLRDLARWEPDLVVNTGDNLAHPKAVPAVVQALGDLLAVPGVFVFGSNDYFAPRLKNPANYLTNPGHRIHGEPLPWQDLRAAFTERGWLDLTHTRREFEVNGLRIAAAGVDDPHLTRDRYATIAGPADPTANLTLGLTHSPEPRVLDRFAADGYQLVMAGHTHGGQLCLPFYGALVTNCELDRSRAKGPSRWGARTQLHVSAGIGTSPFAPVRFCCRPEATLLTLVAAPTGGSDAGSEAGQSHPTVSAR; encoded by the coding sequence ATGCCTGCTGTCAAGACCGCCGCAGCCGCAACGCTCGGCACGCTCGTCGCTGGAATCGGTTATGCCGCGCTGATCGAGCGCAACGCCTTCGTCGTCCGCGAGGCGACGATGCCGGTGCTGTCTCCCGGTTCGGCTCCGCTCAAGGTGCTGCACGTCAGCGACATCCACATGCGTCCGACGCAGCGCCGCAAGCAGGACTGGCTGCGCGACCTCGCCCGCTGGGAGCCGGATCTGGTGGTCAACACCGGGGACAACCTGGCCCATCCCAAGGCCGTGCCGGCCGTCGTGCAGGCACTCGGGGACCTGCTGGCGGTGCCGGGGGTGTTCGTGTTCGGCAGCAACGACTATTTCGCGCCCCGGCTGAAGAACCCGGCCAACTACCTGACCAACCCCGGCCACCGTATCCACGGTGAGCCGCTGCCATGGCAGGATCTGCGGGCCGCGTTCACCGAACGCGGCTGGCTGGACCTGACGCACACCCGACGCGAGTTCGAGGTCAACGGCCTGCGCATCGCCGCGGCCGGGGTCGACGACCCGCATCTGACCCGGGACCGCTACGCGACCATCGCCGGACCGGCCGACCCGACGGCGAACCTGACGCTGGGGCTGACGCACTCTCCCGAACCCCGGGTGCTGGACCGCTTCGCCGCCGACGGCTACCAGCTGGTGATGGCCGGCCACACCCACGGCGGTCAGCTGTGCCTGCCGTTCTACGGCGCCCTGGTGACCAACTGCGAGCTGGACCGCTCCCGCGCCAAGGGGCCTTCGCGCTGGGGTGCGCGCACCCAGCTGCACGTGTCGGCGGGCATCGGCACCTCCCCGTTCGCGCCGGTGCGGTTCTGCTGCCGCCCGGAGGCGACGCTGCTGACGCTGGTCGCCGCCCCTACGGGTGGCTCGGACGCCGGATCTGAGGCCGGCCAGTCGCATCCGACCGTCTCGGCGCGGTGA